One window of the Enterobacter huaxiensis genome contains the following:
- the endA gene encoding deoxyribonuclease I yields MSRNFSLAVAFLATALSGHALADGIHSFSQAKAAGVKVNADVPGDFYCGCKINWQGKKGVVDLQSCGYQVRKNENRASRIEWEHVVPAWQFGHQRQCWQDGGRKNCSKDPVYRQMESDMHNLQPAVGEVNGDRGNFMYSQWNGGEGQYGQCAMKVDFKEKVAEPPARARGSIARTYFYMRDRYELNLSRQQTQLFNAWDKQYPVTEWECQRDERIAKVQGNHNPYVQRACQAQKS; encoded by the coding sequence ATGTCCCGTAATTTCTCTCTCGCGGTTGCCTTCCTGGCGACGGCGCTCTCCGGCCACGCTCTGGCCGACGGTATTCACAGTTTCTCCCAGGCTAAGGCCGCGGGCGTTAAGGTTAACGCCGATGTACCCGGCGATTTTTACTGCGGCTGCAAAATTAACTGGCAGGGCAAGAAGGGCGTTGTTGATCTCCAGTCCTGCGGCTATCAGGTACGCAAAAACGAGAACCGCGCCAGCCGAATTGAATGGGAACATGTGGTTCCGGCATGGCAGTTCGGCCATCAGCGCCAGTGCTGGCAGGATGGCGGACGCAAAAACTGTTCCAAAGATCCGGTCTACCGTCAGATGGAAAGCGATATGCACAACCTACAGCCTGCGGTGGGCGAAGTGAACGGCGATCGCGGCAACTTTATGTACAGCCAGTGGAACGGCGGCGAAGGCCAGTACGGACAGTGCGCCATGAAGGTGGATTTCAAAGAGAAGGTCGCTGAGCCACCGGCCCGCGCGCGCGGCAGCATTGCCCGCACCTATTTCTATATGCGCGACCGTTACGAACTCAACCTGTCCCGCCAGCAAACTCAGCTGTTTAATGCCTGGGACAAGCAGTATCCGGTGACGGAGTGGGAATGCCAGCGCGACGAACGCATCGCTAAAGTCCAGGGGAATCATA
- a CDS encoding SprT family zinc-dependent metalloprotease has translation MKAPRLPIAIQQAVMRSLREKLAQANLKLGRNYPEPKLVYQQRGTSAGTAWLESYEIRLNPVLMMENQQAFIDEVVPHELAHLLVWKHFGRVAPHGKEWKWMMEAVLGVPARRTHQFELESVRTNTFPYRCRCQQHQLTVRRHNRVVRGEATYRCVKCGEPLVAE, from the coding sequence ATGAAAGCTCCCCGTCTCCCCATCGCCATTCAGCAAGCCGTTATGCGCAGCCTGCGGGAAAAACTTGCCCAGGCCAACCTGAAGCTTGGCCGCAATTACCCTGAGCCAAAGCTCGTCTATCAGCAGCGCGGCACCTCTGCCGGAACGGCCTGGCTGGAATCCTATGAGATCCGCCTGAATCCGGTGCTGATGATGGAAAACCAGCAGGCGTTTATCGATGAAGTGGTTCCTCACGAGCTGGCGCATCTTCTGGTGTGGAAGCATTTTGGCCGCGTGGCGCCGCACGGGAAAGAGTGGAAGTGGATGATGGAAGCCGTGCTTGGCGTTCCGGCTCGCCGCACCCATCAGTTCGAGCTTGAATCAGTACGCACCAATACGTTCCCCTACCGCTGCCGGTGCCAGCAGCATCAGCTTACCGTCCGGCGCCATAACCGCGTGGTGCGCGGTGAAGCGACCTACCGCTGCGTAAAGTGCGGCGAACCGCTGGTTGCAGAGTAA
- the galP gene encoding galactose/proton symporter, with amino-acid sequence MPDNKKQGRTSNKAMTFFVCFLAALAGLLFGLDIGVIAGALPFITDEFQISAHTQEWVVSSMMFGAAVGAVGSGWLSFKLGRKKSLMIGAILFVAGSLFSAAAPNVEVLLVSRVLLGLAVGVASYTAPLYLSEIAPEKIRGSMISMYQLMITIGILGAYLSDTAFSYSGAWRWMLGVIIIPAILLLIGVFFLPDSPRWFAAKRRFHDAERVLLRLRDTSAEAKNELEEIRESLQVKQSGWALFKENSNFRRAVFLGVLLQVMQQFTGMNVIMYYAPKIFELAGYTNTTEQMWGTVIVGLTNVLATFIAIGLVDRWGRKPTLTLGFLVMAVGMGVLGTMMHVGIHSPSAQYFAVAMLLMFIVGFAMSAGPLIWVLCSEIQPLKGRDFGITCSTATNWIANMIVGATFLTMLNTLGNANTFWVYSGLNLFFIVLTIWLVPETKHVSLEHIERNLMKGRPLREIGAHD; translated from the coding sequence ATGCCTGACAATAAAAAACAGGGGCGTACGTCCAACAAGGCGATGACCTTCTTCGTCTGCTTCCTCGCAGCCCTGGCAGGATTACTCTTTGGCCTGGATATCGGCGTGATTGCCGGTGCACTACCCTTCATTACCGACGAGTTCCAGATTAGCGCTCACACCCAGGAGTGGGTCGTAAGCTCCATGATGTTTGGTGCGGCCGTCGGTGCCGTCGGCAGCGGCTGGCTCTCCTTCAAGCTCGGGCGTAAAAAGAGCCTGATGATCGGCGCGATCCTGTTCGTTGCCGGTTCGCTGTTCTCTGCCGCCGCACCGAACGTTGAAGTGCTGCTGGTCTCCCGCGTGCTGCTCGGCCTGGCCGTTGGCGTCGCGTCGTATACTGCTCCGCTGTACCTGTCTGAAATCGCGCCGGAGAAAATCCGCGGCAGCATGATTTCGATGTATCAGCTGATGATCACCATCGGTATTCTGGGTGCCTATCTCTCGGATACCGCCTTTAGCTACAGCGGCGCATGGCGCTGGATGCTGGGCGTTATCATCATCCCGGCCATTCTGCTGCTGATTGGCGTGTTCTTCCTGCCGGACAGCCCGCGCTGGTTTGCCGCCAAACGCCGCTTCCACGACGCGGAACGCGTGCTGCTGCGCCTGCGCGATACCAGCGCAGAGGCCAAAAACGAGCTGGAAGAGATCCGCGAAAGCCTGCAGGTGAAGCAGTCCGGCTGGGCGCTGTTCAAAGAGAACAGCAACTTCCGCCGCGCGGTGTTCCTTGGCGTGCTCCTGCAGGTGATGCAGCAGTTCACCGGGATGAACGTCATCATGTACTACGCGCCAAAAATCTTTGAGCTGGCGGGGTATACCAATACCACCGAGCAGATGTGGGGCACCGTTATCGTCGGCCTGACCAACGTGCTGGCGACCTTTATCGCTATCGGCCTGGTTGACCGCTGGGGACGCAAGCCAACGCTCACGCTGGGCTTCCTGGTGATGGCCGTCGGGATGGGCGTGCTCGGCACCATGATGCATGTAGGCATTCACTCACCGAGCGCACAGTACTTTGCCGTGGCAATGCTGCTGATGTTTATCGTCGGATTTGCGATGAGCGCCGGTCCGCTGATTTGGGTGCTGTGCTCTGAAATCCAGCCGCTGAAGGGACGTGATTTTGGTATCACCTGCTCTACCGCGACCAACTGGATTGCCAACATGATCGTCGGCGCAACGTTCCTGACCATGCTCAACACCCTGGGCAACGCCAACACCTTCTGGGTCTACTCTGGTCTGAACCTGTTCTTTATTGTTCTGACTATCTGGCTGGTTCCAGAAACCAAACACGTTTCGCTGGAACACATCGAACGTAACCTGATGAAAGGTCGTCCGCTGCGCGAGATTGGCGCACACGACTAA
- the metK gene encoding methionine adenosyltransferase: MAKHLFTSESVSEGHPDKIADQISDAVLDAILTQDPKARVACETYVKTGMVLVGGEITTSAWVDIEEITRNTVREIGYVHSDMGFDANSCAVLSAIGKQSPDINQGVDRADPLEQGAGDQGLMFGYATNETDVLMPAPVTYAHRLVQRQAEVRKNGSLPWLRPDAKSQVTFQYDDGKIVGIDAVVLSTQHSEDIDQKSLQEAVMEEIIKPVLPTEWLSSATKFFINPTGRFVIGGPMGDCGLTGRKIIVDTYGGMARHGGGAFSGKDPSKVDRSAAYAARYVAKNIVAAGLADRCEIQVSYAIGVAEPTSIMVETFGTEKVPSEQLTLLVREFFDLRPYGLIQMLDLLHPIYKETAAYGHFGREHFPWEKTDKAALLRDAAGLK; the protein is encoded by the coding sequence ATGGCAAAACACCTGTTTACGTCCGAGTCCGTATCAGAAGGACATCCTGATAAAATTGCTGACCAAATCTCCGATGCGGTGCTGGATGCGATCCTGACCCAGGATCCTAAAGCGCGCGTAGCGTGTGAAACCTATGTCAAAACCGGCATGGTTCTGGTTGGCGGTGAGATCACCACCAGCGCATGGGTTGATATCGAAGAGATCACCCGCAACACGGTGCGTGAGATCGGTTATGTACATTCTGATATGGGCTTTGATGCCAATTCATGTGCGGTACTGAGCGCCATCGGCAAGCAGTCCCCGGACATTAACCAGGGCGTTGACCGTGCCGATCCGCTGGAACAGGGCGCAGGCGACCAGGGCCTGATGTTCGGCTACGCGACCAACGAAACCGACGTGCTGATGCCAGCACCTGTCACCTACGCACACCGTCTGGTGCAGCGTCAGGCTGAAGTGCGTAAAAACGGCTCCCTGCCGTGGCTGCGCCCGGATGCGAAAAGCCAGGTCACCTTCCAGTACGACGACGGTAAAATCGTCGGTATTGATGCGGTGGTTCTCTCTACCCAGCACTCTGAAGATATTGACCAGAAATCCCTGCAGGAAGCAGTGATGGAAGAGATCATCAAGCCGGTTCTGCCGACCGAATGGCTGAGCTCTGCGACAAAATTCTTCATCAACCCAACCGGACGCTTCGTTATCGGCGGACCAATGGGCGACTGCGGCCTGACCGGTCGTAAAATTATCGTTGATACCTACGGCGGTATGGCGCGTCACGGTGGCGGCGCGTTCTCCGGTAAAGACCCGTCTAAAGTTGACCGCTCTGCCGCATACGCTGCACGTTATGTTGCGAAAAACATCGTTGCTGCAGGCCTGGCTGACCGCTGTGAGATTCAGGTTTCCTACGCAATCGGCGTGGCGGAACCCACCTCCATCATGGTTGAAACCTTCGGTACTGAAAAAGTGCCTTCAGAACAGCTGACCCTGCTGGTGCGCGAGTTCTTCGACCTGCGTCCATACGGCCTGATTCAGATGCTGGATCTGCTGCACCCAATCTACAAGGAAACCGCGGCATACGGTCACTTTGGTCGTGAACATTTCCCATGGGAAAAAACCGACAAAGCCGCCCTGCTGCGTGATGCTGCCGGTCTGAAGTAA
- the yqgB gene encoding acid stress response protein YqgB: MNKKPVARSGFQHTLLGNGAVYGLLSPYNAAIVVNCFTLNTKS; the protein is encoded by the coding sequence ATGAATAAGAAACCGGTCGCACGGTCTGGATTTCAGCATACTCTGCTGGGAAACGGAGCCGTTTATGGGTTGTTATCGCCGTATAACGCTGCGATAGTAGTCAACTGTTTTACACTTAATACAAAGAGTTGA
- the speA gene encoding biosynthetic arginine decarboxylase: protein MSDDMSSFSPSSAGEQGVLRSMQEVAMSSEEASKMLRTYNIAWWGNNYYDVNELGHISVCPDPDVPDARVDLAKLVKAREAQGQRLPALFCFPQILQHRLRSINAAFKRARESYGYKGDYFLVYPIKVNQHRRVIESLIHSGEPLGLEAGSKAELMAVLAHAGMTRSVIVCNGYKDREYIRLALIGEKMGHKVYLVIEKMTEIAIVLEEAERLNVIPRLGVRARLASQGSGKWQSSGGEKSKFGLAANQVLQLVEILRERGRLDSIQLLHFHLGSQMANIRDIATGVRESARFYVELHKLGVNIQCFDVGGGLGVDYEGTRSQSDCSVNYGLNEYANNIIWAIGDACEENGLPHPTVITESGRAVTAHHTVLVSNIIGVERSEITEATPPADDAPRSLQSMWETWQEMHEPGTRRSLREWLHDSQMDLHDIHVGYSSGTFSLQERAWAEQLYLNMCHEVQKQLDPSNRAHRPIIDELQERMADKMYVNFSLFQSMPDAWGIDQLFPVLPLEGLNHAPERRAVLLDITCDSDGAIDHYVDGDGIATTMPMPEYDPENPPMLGFFMVGAYQEILGNMHNLFGDTEAVDVFVFPDGNVEVELSDEGDTVADMLEYVQLDPKKLLTQFRDQVKNTGLDDALQQQFLEEFEAGLYGYTYLEDE from the coding sequence ATGTCTGACGACATGTCTTCTTTTTCGCCTTCGTCAGCGGGCGAACAGGGTGTACTACGTTCTATGCAGGAGGTTGCGATGAGCTCCGAGGAAGCCAGCAAGATGCTGCGCACCTACAATATTGCCTGGTGGGGCAATAACTACTACGACGTCAACGAGCTGGGCCACATCAGCGTTTGCCCGGACCCTGACGTTCCTGACGCGCGCGTGGATCTCGCCAAGCTGGTGAAAGCCCGTGAAGCGCAGGGCCAGCGTTTGCCTGCACTGTTCTGCTTCCCGCAGATCCTGCAACATCGCCTGCGTTCCATCAACGCCGCCTTCAAGCGCGCGCGTGAATCCTACGGCTATAAAGGCGACTACTTCCTGGTTTACCCGATCAAGGTCAACCAGCACCGCCGCGTGATTGAATCCCTGATCCACTCCGGCGAACCGCTGGGCCTGGAAGCAGGCTCTAAAGCGGAACTGATGGCCGTTCTGGCGCACGCGGGCATGACCCGTTCGGTGATCGTCTGTAACGGCTATAAAGACCGTGAATACATTCGACTGGCGCTGATTGGCGAAAAGATGGGCCACAAGGTCTATCTGGTTATCGAGAAGATGACCGAAATCGCTATCGTGCTGGAAGAGGCCGAGCGTCTGAACGTCATCCCGCGCCTCGGCGTGCGTGCGCGTCTGGCGTCGCAGGGTTCCGGTAAATGGCAGTCCTCCGGCGGCGAAAAATCCAAGTTCGGCCTTGCGGCGAACCAGGTGCTTCAGCTGGTGGAAATCCTGCGCGAGCGCGGTCGTCTGGACAGCATTCAGCTGCTGCACTTCCACCTCGGCTCGCAGATGGCCAACATTCGCGACATCGCCACCGGCGTGCGTGAATCGGCGCGTTTCTACGTTGAGCTGCACAAGCTCGGCGTGAATATTCAGTGCTTCGACGTGGGCGGCGGCCTGGGCGTGGACTACGAAGGTACCCGCTCGCAGTCCGACTGCTCCGTGAACTACGGCCTGAACGAATACGCTAACAACATCATCTGGGCGATTGGCGATGCCTGTGAAGAGAACGGCCTGCCGCACCCGACGGTGATCACCGAATCCGGCCGCGCGGTGACCGCGCACCATACGGTGCTGGTCTCTAATATCATCGGCGTTGAGCGTAGCGAAATCACCGAAGCGACGCCTCCGGCAGACGATGCCCCGCGTTCCCTGCAAAGCATGTGGGAAACCTGGCAGGAGATGCACGAGCCGGGCACGCGACGTTCCCTGCGTGAATGGCTGCACGACAGCCAGATGGACCTGCACGATATTCACGTGGGCTACTCTTCAGGCACCTTTAGCCTGCAGGAGCGCGCGTGGGCGGAGCAGCTCTATCTCAACATGTGCCATGAAGTGCAGAAGCAGCTCGACCCGAGCAACCGCGCGCACCGTCCGATTATCGACGAGCTGCAGGAGCGTATGGCGGACAAAATGTACGTCAACTTCTCGCTGTTCCAGTCGATGCCGGATGCCTGGGGTATCGACCAGCTGTTCCCTGTTCTGCCGCTGGAAGGGCTGAACCACGCTCCGGAACGTCGTGCGGTGCTGCTGGACATCACCTGCGACTCTGACGGCGCTATCGACCACTACGTTGACGGCGACGGTATTGCAACGACGATGCCAATGCCGGAGTACGACCCGGAGAACCCGCCGATGCTGGGCTTCTTTATGGTCGGCGCGTATCAGGAGATCCTCGGCAACATGCACAACCTGTTCGGTGATACCGAAGCGGTTGACGTGTTCGTCTTCCCTGACGGCAACGTGGAAGTTGAGCTGTCTGATGAAGGGGACACCGTGGCGGACATGCTCGAATACGTTCAGCTGGATCCGAAAAAACTGCTCACCCAGTTCCGCGACCAGGTGAAAAACACCGGTCTGGACGACGCGCTGCAGCAGCAGTTCCTGGAAGAGTTTGAAGCGGGTCTGTACGGGTACACCTACCTGGAAGACGAGTAA
- the speB gene encoding agmatinase → MSTLGHQYDNSLVSNAFGFLRLPMNFQPYDSDADWVITGVPFDMATSGRAGGRHGPAAIRQVSTNLAWEHNRFPWNFDMRERLNVVDCGDLVYAFGDAREMSEKLQAHAEKLLAAGKRMLSFGGDHFVTLPLLRAHAKHFGKMALVHFDAHTDTYANGCEFDHGTMFYTAPNEGLIDPNHSVQIGIRTEFDKDNGFTVLDAGQVNDRGVDDILAQVKQIVGDMPVYLTFDIDCLDPAFAPGTGTPVIGGLTSDRAIKLVRGLKDLNIVGMDVVEVAPAYDQSEITALAAATLALEMLYIQAAKKGE, encoded by the coding sequence ATGAGCACTTTAGGTCATCAGTACGATAACTCTCTGGTATCTAACGCGTTTGGTTTTTTACGCCTTCCAATGAACTTCCAGCCGTACGACAGCGACGCTGACTGGGTGATCACCGGCGTACCGTTCGACATGGCAACGTCCGGTCGCGCGGGCGGGCGTCACGGCCCGGCAGCAATCCGTCAGGTGTCTACTAACCTGGCATGGGAGCACAACCGCTTCCCGTGGAACTTCGACATGCGCGAGCGCCTGAACGTGGTGGACTGCGGTGACCTGGTGTACGCCTTCGGCGACGCGCGTGAAATGAGTGAAAAGCTGCAGGCGCACGCCGAGAAGCTGCTGGCAGCCGGCAAGCGCATGCTCTCCTTCGGCGGTGACCACTTCGTGACCCTGCCGCTGCTGCGCGCCCACGCAAAGCACTTCGGTAAAATGGCGCTTGTGCACTTTGATGCGCATACCGACACTTATGCGAACGGCTGTGAGTTCGACCACGGCACCATGTTCTACACCGCGCCGAACGAAGGCCTGATCGACCCGAACCACTCGGTGCAGATCGGTATCCGCACAGAGTTCGACAAAGACAACGGCTTCACCGTGCTGGACGCGGGCCAGGTTAACGATCGCGGCGTGGACGATATTCTGGCTCAGGTTAAGCAGATCGTCGGCGACATGCCTGTCTACCTGACCTTTGACATCGACTGCCTGGATCCGGCGTTTGCACCTGGTACCGGTACCCCGGTCATCGGCGGCCTGACCTCAGACCGCGCGATCAAGCTGGTCCGCGGCCTGAAGGATCTGAACATCGTCGGAATGGACGTGGTAGAAGTGGCTCCGGCCTATGACCAGTCCGAGATCACCGCGCTGGCCGCGGCGACCCTGGCGCTGGAAATGCTCTACATTCAGGCGGCGAAAAAAGGCGAATAA
- a CDS encoding MFS transporter: protein MTARWQGTIALLLLIIISYIDRVNISVMILNPEFAEHFQLNENRMLQGMLMTCFLLGYGFSALLLTPVIESKLHYRQGLLSSIAIWAVVCAVSPLLGSLMGMLVARLILGIAEGPLFSLKTRFISDNFSAQEIGKPNAVTALGVSLGLAVGFPLVTWLMANLGWAGSFYALAVMNLVLGGGLIWRFLPAPRSPVTMKKPGFVRTFTLAWQTPLLGRILLVEIATLSYLWGSSAWLPAWLRDEHHFSLHATGMLAAIPFLLSLGSKFLGGVLLDKMRPEQAPVLFVVGGTLTALSVVALMLSHQPAWLALFMLSANVFWGLQGAAIPAVIQHHAAREAVGSAYGIINGIGNICAAFIPLLMGMVMKSVGSVSSGFSVLVVSQVITLLAGGMLLLRMRRAAAVSA, encoded by the coding sequence ATGACGGCAAGATGGCAAGGCACAATCGCACTGTTATTACTGATTATTATTTCCTACATCGACCGGGTAAATATCTCGGTAATGATTTTAAATCCGGAATTTGCCGAACATTTTCAGCTAAATGAAAACAGAATGTTACAGGGAATGCTGATGACCTGCTTTCTGCTGGGTTATGGCTTTTCGGCTTTATTATTAACGCCGGTTATTGAAAGCAAGCTCCATTACCGGCAGGGATTGTTAAGCAGCATTGCGATTTGGGCCGTGGTCTGCGCGGTTTCACCGCTGCTTGGCTCGCTGATGGGGATGCTCGTCGCACGCCTGATTTTAGGCATTGCCGAAGGGCCGCTCTTTTCGCTGAAAACGCGCTTTATCAGCGATAACTTTAGCGCGCAAGAGATCGGCAAACCCAACGCCGTCACCGCGCTGGGCGTCTCTCTCGGGCTGGCCGTGGGCTTTCCGCTGGTCACCTGGCTGATGGCGAATCTGGGCTGGGCCGGGTCTTTTTACGCGCTGGCGGTGATGAATCTGGTGCTGGGCGGCGGGCTCATCTGGCGTTTTCTGCCCGCGCCGCGTAGCCCGGTGACGATGAAAAAACCGGGGTTTGTTCGCACCTTCACGCTGGCCTGGCAAACGCCGCTGCTGGGCAGGATCCTGCTGGTTGAAATCGCCACGCTGAGCTATCTGTGGGGCAGCAGCGCGTGGCTGCCCGCATGGCTGCGTGATGAACACCACTTCTCGCTGCACGCGACGGGCATGCTTGCGGCCATTCCCTTCCTGCTGAGCCTGGGGTCAAAGTTTCTGGGCGGCGTGCTGCTCGACAAAATGCGTCCGGAGCAGGCCCCGGTGCTGTTTGTGGTGGGCGGCACGCTGACGGCACTCTCCGTGGTAGCCCTGATGCTCAGCCATCAGCCCGCATGGCTCGCGCTGTTTATGCTGTCTGCCAACGTGTTCTGGGGGCTTCAGGGGGCGGCTATTCCTGCGGTGATCCAGCATCACGCCGCGCGGGAGGCGGTGGGCAGCGCGTACGGCATTATTAATGGGATCGGCAATATCTGCGCGGCGTTTATTCCGCTGCTGATGGGGATGGTGATGAAATCGGTGGGGTCGGTAAGCTCAGGCTTTTCGGTTCTGGTGGTGTCGCAGGTTATCACCCTGCTGGCGGGCGGAATGCTGCTGCTGCGCATGCGTCGCGCAGCAGCAGTGAGCGCGTAA
- a CDS encoding Rieske (2Fe-2S) protein has translation MSWIGVCDAEQVQEDFPFSGSVDGKEIGVYLIDGEYYALEDVCPHAYALLSQGFVEDGKVECPLHEAVFDVKTGQCLHGPGGRNLNRYPVRVFENQIQITFVEETVA, from the coding sequence ATGAGCTGGATAGGCGTATGTGACGCAGAACAAGTACAGGAAGATTTCCCTTTTAGCGGCAGCGTAGACGGCAAAGAGATCGGCGTTTACCTGATTGACGGTGAATATTACGCGCTGGAAGACGTATGCCCGCACGCTTATGCCCTGCTGAGCCAGGGCTTTGTGGAGGACGGAAAAGTTGAATGTCCCCTGCATGAGGCGGTATTCGACGTTAAAACCGGCCAGTGCCTGCACGGTCCCGGCGGCCGGAACCTCAACCGCTACCCGGTACGGGTCTTTGAAAATCAAATCCAGATAACCTTCGTTGAGGAGACGGTGGCATGA
- a CDS encoding recombinase-like helix-turn-helix domain-containing protein, translating to MSDTLNFNPALPESRQFTPPAEGGNGAIHKPGDYTNLIWQTRSREPESWEVNLIATLEELFEQGVETLPELVNGLNAVRMHDQQGEPWSDASFQAFLQVNGY from the coding sequence ATGAGCGACACCCTGAATTTTAACCCGGCGCTGCCGGAAAGCCGCCAGTTTACCCCGCCGGCAGAGGGCGGTAACGGCGCAATCCACAAGCCGGGTGATTACACCAACCTGATCTGGCAGACCCGCAGCCGCGAGCCGGAAAGCTGGGAAGTGAATCTTATCGCCACGCTGGAAGAACTCTTTGAACAGGGCGTTGAAACCCTACCGGAGCTGGTCAACGGGCTGAACGCGGTGCGCATGCACGACCAGCAGGGCGAGCCGTGGAGCGACGCCAGCTTCCAGGCATTCTTACAGGTTAACGGCTACTGA
- a CDS encoding aromatic ring-hydroxylating oxygenase subunit alpha — protein sequence MTTTVQNYLDKGLRGLWYPVLASWEVQSAPVGITRLGEQIVVWRNKDGQLQALEDRCPHRGARLSMGWNLGDRIACWYHGVEVAGNGEVKDVPAVDKCPLVGQQCVRSYNVQEAHGAIFLWFGVTADQQPDELTFPDELADTENFSNFLCTAAWKCNYQYALENVMDPMHGTYLHSSSHSMAEGDRKADMVLQPTKTGFIFEKKGQSGVNFDWVELGNSGTCWMRLSIPYKKRFGPGGHFFIVGMVVPEDNDNCRVFFWRIRRVQGWQRDMWRFMYRNRLEKLHWEVLEQDRVVLESLAPNARDHEYLYQHDVGLSRLRRMMQKAAKEQMAAREEQQGAA from the coding sequence ATGACGACGACCGTACAAAACTATCTCGATAAAGGCCTGCGCGGCCTCTGGTATCCGGTACTGGCAAGCTGGGAAGTGCAGTCTGCTCCTGTGGGCATCACCCGCCTGGGCGAGCAGATTGTGGTCTGGCGCAACAAAGACGGCCAGCTGCAGGCGCTGGAAGACCGCTGCCCGCACCGCGGCGCGCGCCTGTCGATGGGCTGGAACCTCGGCGACCGCATCGCCTGCTGGTATCACGGCGTGGAGGTGGCGGGCAACGGCGAAGTAAAGGACGTGCCCGCCGTGGACAAATGCCCGCTGGTCGGCCAGCAGTGCGTGCGCAGCTATAACGTGCAGGAGGCGCACGGCGCCATCTTCCTCTGGTTCGGCGTTACCGCTGACCAGCAGCCGGACGAGCTGACCTTCCCGGATGAACTTGCCGACACGGAGAACTTCAGCAACTTCCTCTGCACCGCCGCGTGGAAGTGCAACTACCAGTATGCGCTGGAAAACGTGATGGACCCGATGCACGGCACCTATCTGCATTCGTCCTCGCACTCGATGGCGGAAGGGGATCGCAAGGCCGACATGGTGCTCCAGCCGACCAAAACCGGCTTTATTTTCGAGAAAAAAGGGCAGAGCGGCGTCAACTTCGACTGGGTGGAGCTGGGCAACAGCGGCACCTGCTGGATGCGCCTCTCCATTCCGTACAAGAAGCGCTTCGGACCTGGCGGCCACTTCTTCATCGTCGGCATGGTGGTGCCGGAAGATAACGACAACTGCCGCGTCTTCTTCTGGCGCATCCGCCGCGTGCAGGGCTGGCAGCGCGATATGTGGCGCTTCATGTACCGCAACCGTCTGGAAAAACTGCACTGGGAAGTGCTGGAGCAGGACCGCGTGGTGCTGGAAAGCCTGGCCCCAAACGCCCGCGACCATGAATATCTCTACCAGCACGACGTTGGCCTTTCCCGCCTGCGCCGCATGATGCAAAAGGCCGCAAAAGAGCAGATGGCCGCGCGCGAAGAACAGCAGGGTGCCGCCTGA
- a CDS encoding SDR family oxidoreductase — protein sequence MNGLLSGKRIVVTGAARGLGYHFAKACAEQGAKVVMCDILQGELAESAHGLSEQGYAIESHAIDLADPHSIEQAFSAIGEQGPIDGLVNNAAMATGVGGKNMLDYDPDLWDRVMSVNVKGTWLVTRAAVPLLREGAGIVNVASDTALWGAPRLMAYVASKGAVIAMTRSMARELGEKRIRINAIAPGLTRVEATEYVPAERHQLYENGRALAGAQQPEDVTGSVVWLLSDLSRFITGQLIPVNGGFVFN from the coding sequence ATGAACGGGCTGCTGAGCGGAAAGCGCATCGTGGTGACCGGCGCCGCGCGCGGGCTGGGCTACCACTTTGCCAAAGCCTGCGCGGAGCAGGGTGCGAAGGTAGTGATGTGCGACATCCTCCAGGGCGAGCTGGCCGAAAGCGCCCACGGGCTGAGCGAGCAGGGCTATGCGATCGAATCGCACGCTATCGATCTGGCCGATCCGCATTCTATTGAGCAGGCGTTTAGCGCCATTGGCGAGCAGGGGCCGATTGACGGCCTGGTCAACAACGCGGCGATGGCGACCGGCGTGGGCGGCAAAAATATGCTCGATTACGATCCGGACCTGTGGGACCGCGTGATGAGCGTGAACGTCAAAGGCACCTGGCTGGTCACGCGCGCCGCGGTGCCGCTGCTTCGCGAAGGGGCGGGCATTGTGAACGTGGCGTCCGACACCGCGCTGTGGGGCGCGCCGCGCCTGATGGCCTACGTCGCCAGCAAGGGCGCAGTGATTGCCATGACCCGCTCGATGGCGCGCGAGCTTGGCGAAAAGCGCATTCGAATCAACGCCATCGCGCCGGGCCTGACCCGCGTCGAGGCAACCGAATATGTGCCCGCCGAACGCCATCAGCTCTACGAAAACGGCCGCGCGCTCGCGGGGGCGCAGCAGCCGGAAGACGTCACCGGCAGCGTGGTCTGGCTGTTAAGCGATCTGTCGCGGTTCATCACCGGACAGCTGATCCCGGTCAACGGCGGTTTTGTCTTTAACTGA